The segment CGATCACCGTGGGAAAGACCACCACGTAGGCCAGGACGATCCAGAAGCGGCCCGTGAGCTGTCCCCACGGCACGGCGGCAAGCCTGGGGGAGGAGACCAGCAGCAGGACGACGCTACCGAGGAAGATCGTCCACGCGGCAGTAGGCATCGCGCCGATCCGCACGGACAGCGGACGCGACAGGATGGAAGTCGCCGCCCAGCACATCGCGGCTCCGACAAGCAACGCGTCCCCCCACACCCGGCCTCCCTGTCCCGCCGTGTGGAGGAGGACATCCCCGAAGAAGAGAACCGCCCCCGCGAGCGAAACGGCGAGCCCCGCGACCCGGTCGAAGCGGACGCCTTCGCCGAAGAAGAGCATGCCGGCCATCGCGGTGAAGACGGGAGACATGATCGGGATGATCATCCCCGCGTCGGAGGCGGGCGCAAGGGACAGGCCGCGGAAGAAGAGGGTGTTGAACCCCGTGACGCCGACGAGAGACACGATGGCCAGGCGTCCCCAGTCGGCCCGCGCGGGGATCGGTTTCGCCGCCCGGCGGAATAGGATTCCCATCATCAGCAGGGATCCGAAGCCGAAGCGCAGGACCGCCCCCACCTCCGGCGGCACCTCGAGGACGAGCATCTTCGACGTGGCGAAGGCGCTCCCCCAGAAGACCATCGTAAGGACGAGCCCCGCATATACTCGTCCATGCGTATGCCGCGGGGAATCTCCGGTGGGAGTCGTCATCCCCGCAGTCTATACCCGGCGGACGTTACGGCCCCGGGGGAGCGAAATAAAAAGAAAGCCCCGGGGGACCTGGATCCCCCGGGGTCGCGATGTTACCTCGGACAATGGCTCCGCTTGCCTACCAGGTTCGGTTCCCGGGGTGGCAGACCGCATTGCATGTACCCGAGGTGCCTGTTCCGGGAGTCCACGTGGTGATCGCCGTTCCCGCGCCGCCAACGGTCGCCGCCGCAACGGTCGGCGAGATCGTATTATCGGCGAGCGTGGTGAAATGGTTCAACGCGAGCGCGGTGGTGTTGTGGCACAGTACGCAGGTGGAGGCGGTAGCCGTAAACTCACTGATGTGGAACGAGTGCTGACCGGAATTGTAGCTGTTGTACTGGGTCGTCCCGAGTACGTGGCAATTTTCGCACTGAAAATTCACGCCGATCGTCCCGGTCTGCCAGTTCGGCGTGGTCTGGCCGCCGTGGCAGCTCACGTTCGAACAATTGAGCGAGGCGGAATTGTTGAAGGTCGACGCCCCGGATTTCGCGTAGTACGTGGCCAGGAACAACACGTCCCCCGGGGCCACCTGGGATTTGGCGCGGTTGTAATGGTTCAGGTTCAGGAGGCTGGGCCCCAGCCCGTTGTGGCAGGTGTCGCAGGTGATCGGAGTTTCCGTGCTGGTCAAGGCGATGTGCGTGACATGCGCCCCGGCGACGTTCGGGTACGCCGTCGTTGCGCCGTCTGGGGGATTTGCATGGCAGGAGGTGCAACTGAGCGCCGTCAGCGGCGATCCCGCGATGTGGCACGTCTGGCAAACCGGCCCCACTTTCGTCGACGGCGCGGAGACGTCGTGGCAGTCGCTGCAGGCTGCCCCAAACGTGGCGGTGACCACGTCGTAGTGGGTATTGTCGTTGAACGGCACCGGGTGCGAAACCGGGTTCTCGCCGTGGCACAGCGTGTTATTGAAGCACCCGGGAGGAGTCCCCGGCGCTGCGGCGGTGGCCGGATGGTTCGCCGGGTTATTCACTGACCCCGGGGAGTGGCACTGCGCACAGACCGGCGCATTCTCCCGAGCCGTATCGACGTGAGTTTTGCCTCCCAGGAAGCCTCGCCAGGGCTTGGCTGGGTGGGGAGATCTCACTCCGACACCGTGACAATCGGCATCCGTATTGGTGCACGAAACATTCGCGCCACCTCCCGAGAAATCGACTGCATGGCAGATCCGGCAGGAGACAAAGCCGGAACTCCCCGGCGCTTTCTTGGCTGAAATCCCATGCCCCTGCGGAAATTGCTCTCCCGGTGCCTGTTCCTGGACCCAATCGGGGAGCGGTCCGTGATGGCACCCGGCCGGGTTCCCGAAGCAGGAGACCCTGGAGATTCCCCCCGAGAGGTCCGATCCGTGGCACTGCGTGCAGCCGCTGCTTCCGCCGTTGGCGATGTAGTCCAGCGTGGCGGTGCTCGTGTGCGACCCGCCGGAGGGGAGGACCAGCCACCCGGGCTCGGAACTGCCGGAGGGGAGGACGTGGTTCATGTTCGTGCCGGACCCGCTGGGGGATTCGGCGGTGGAACAGCCGGCGGCTGCACCCAGAGCGGCCAGAAGGATCAGGCATCCGATCGGATTCCGGAAGTTCCGGAGGGATCGCGATTTCGTGGTCATGTCTCCTCCCGTCCTACTTGTGGCACTGCTTGCACCGGATGTCGTTCTTGTTCCCATGGCACCGGAAGCACGACCCGGGGTCGAGGCGCCCGTCGATCCGGTGCGTGATCAGGTAGTCGCCCCGGTGCGGGGCCATCCGGTCCGGCCGGTCCCCCATCTTCACGTTGGGCTTGAGCTCTTCCTTCCCGGCGTGGCACGTCTGGCAGAACGCCGGGGCGTGGCAGGAGGAGCACAGGTTCTGTCCCTGGCGCGTATATGTCCCGTGGGAGTTGATGAACACCCGGGAGTGGCGGAAGGTCCCGTACGGCTTCAGTGCCCCCGTGGAAACGTTCTCGTGGCACTCCAGGCAGTTGGCCCGGCCCGCCGGCAGGTCCTCGGGATGCTTCGGAGGGACCGACGGAGCCTTCGAGACGGCGGAGCAGCCGAACAGCAGGGCGAGCAGGATC is part of the Candidatus Deferrimicrobium sp. genome and harbors:
- a CDS encoding DMT family transporter encodes the protein MTTPTGDSPRHTHGRVYAGLVLTMVFWGSAFATSKMLVLEVPPEVGAVLRFGFGSLLMMGILFRRAAKPIPARADWGRLAIVSLVGVTGFNTLFFRGLSLAPASDAGMIIPIMSPVFTAMAGMLFFGEGVRFDRVAGLAVSLAGAVLFFGDVLLHTAGQGGRVWGDALLVGAAMCWAATSILSRPLSVRIGAMPTAAWTIFLGSVVLLLVSSPRLAAVPWGQLTGRFWIVLAYVVVFPTVIAYILWMEGIRAIGSGPTTSFMFLAPVFALLIAAALLGERPTALQGAGGALMLFGVWLVNRPGEGGSLLTGKGSPASP
- a CDS encoding CxxxxCH/CxxCH domain c-type cytochrome yields the protein MTTKSRSLRNFRNPIGCLILLAALGAAAGCSTAESPSGSGTNMNHVLPSGSSEPGWLVLPSGGSHTSTATLDYIANGGSSGCTQCHGSDLSGGISRVSCFGNPAGCHHGPLPDWVQEQAPGEQFPQGHGISAKKAPGSSGFVSCRICHAVDFSGGGANVSCTNTDADCHGVGVRSPHPAKPWRGFLGGKTHVDTARENAPVCAQCHSPGSVNNPANHPATAAAPGTPPGCFNNTLCHGENPVSHPVPFNDNTHYDVVTATFGAACSDCHDVSAPSTKVGPVCQTCHIAGSPLTALSCTSCHANPPDGATTAYPNVAGAHVTHIALTSTETPITCDTCHNGLGPSLLNLNHYNRAKSQVAPGDVLFLATYYAKSGASTFNNSASLNCSNVSCHGGQTTPNWQTGTIGVNFQCENCHVLGTTQYNSYNSGQHSFHISEFTATASTCVLCHNTTALALNHFTTLADNTISPTVAAATVGGAGTAITTWTPGTGTSGTCNAVCHPGNRTW